The following coding sequences lie in one Spinacia oleracea cultivar Varoflay chromosome 1, BTI_SOV_V1, whole genome shotgun sequence genomic window:
- the LOC110791547 gene encoding peptide chain release factor PrfB3, chloroplastic, whose protein sequence is MAANPQPLPLSSKWESSLKTKKKLTATHVLCYPFRASHSIHDKDRVFKQLGTFALRKKIEDAVLRGEMLAPIVLQLEEEMHVWREEKMRDYNFWDDPVKSNEMLANLADRAKVIDTLKDLVYKIEEAKLIKELAETDAVNYGLIKQAYNASVDVSKFLDQYEMSKILKGRYDIHGASLVIQAGGKGIYSEIWAERLLSMYVKWAEKQGHKTRVLEKCSSNSGGIKSVTIEFEFKYAYGFLIGERGVHRMMSSLEKTSNHEASLAAVDVIPLFLETVYDFPLDDKDLIISFLLSENEIGPVVPVVHIQHALTGICVQSSGERNKFANKMKALNRLKAKLLVVMSEQGISDMSSIETDAIVDVWSQDTRRYILQPYKLVEDLKTGVQLPDLNSVLEGNINLLISAHSSLRHASEKF, encoded by the exons ATGGCGGCAAATCCTCAACCTCTGCCATTGAGCTCCAAATGGGAATCCTCACTGAAGacgaagaagaagctgacagcaACCCATGTTCTCTGTTACCCATTTCGAGCTTCTCATTCCATTCATGATAAAGATAGGGTTTTTAAACAACTGG GTACGTTTGCTTTACGGAAGAAAATTGAAGATGCTGTTCTTCGTGGTGAGATGTTGGCACCAATAGTGCTTCAACTTGAAGAAGAGATGCATGTCTGGAGAGAAGAGAAAATGCGTGATTACAACTTTTGGGATGATCCTGTTAAATCAAATGAAATGCTTGCCAATTTAGCTGATCGTGCCAAAGTTATTGATACTCTCAAAGACCTTGTATATAAG ATTGAAGAAGCAAAGCTCATTAAGGAGCTGGCGGAAACTGATGCCGTAAATTATGGACTCATTAAGCAAGCATATAATGCATCAGTTGACGTTAGCAAGTTCTTAGATCAGTATGAGATGTCCAAAATTTTGAAAGGGCGTTATGACATTCATGGAGCATCACTTGTTATTCAAGCTGGAGGCAAAGGCATCTACTCAGAG ATATGGGCAGAACGACTTCTAAGCATGTATGTCAAATGGGCTGAAAAGCAAGGTCACAAAACAAGAGTATTGGAGAAGTGCTCCTCGAACAGTGGAGGCATCAAGTCTGTCAccattgagtttgagtttaagTATGCTTATGGTTTTTTAATTGGAGAAAGAGGTGTTCACCGCATGATGAGTTCACTTGAAAAAACAAGTAACCATGAG GCCAGCTTAGCAGCTGTTGATGTTATTCCTCTGTTTCTTGAGACGGTGTATGACTTTCCGTTGGATGATAAAGATCTAATTATATCCTTTTTATTGAGTGAAAATGAGATAGGGCCAGTTGTACCTGTTGTTCACATTCAGCATGCTCTTACAGGCATATGCGTGCAATCCTCAG GTGAGAGGAATAAGTTTGCGAACAAGATGAAAGCACTTAACCGGTTGAAGGCAAAGCTTCTTGTGGTGATGTCAGAGCAAGGAATTTCTGACATGAGCAGCATTGAGACGGATGCAATTGTAGATGTATGGAGTCAAGATACACGAAGGTACATATTGCAGCCATACAAACTAGTCGAAGATTTAAAAACTGGTGTTCAACTACCTGACTTAAACTCTGTATTAGAAGGAAATATTAACCTGCTTATTTCTGCCCATTCAAGTCTAAGACATGCTAGTGAAAAATTCTAA